In one Bradyrhizobium cosmicum genomic region, the following are encoded:
- a CDS encoding cytochrome P450 codes for MNEQAQPAGGDPLFNPLAPDFIRDPYPHYDRLRTLDPIHVTPFGQFVASRHADVSLVMRDRRFGKDFVERSKRRYSPAIMDEPVFRSMSHWMLQADPPDHTRLRGLVVKAFTARRVEDMRPRIQEIVDQAIDAVIDRGHMDLIEDFAFRLPVTIICDMLGIPEDHREVFYKSSRDGGRLLDPVPLSKEEIAKGNAGNMMAQMYFQQLFELRRKTPGDDLITQLVQAEEDGNKLSNEELTANIILLFGAGHETTVNLIGNGSLALHRNPDQLALLKARPELMVSAIEEFLRYDSSVQMTGRVALEDIDDLGGKKIPKGETVLCLLGSANRDPAVYPDHPDRLDVLRQNVRPLSFGGGIHFCLGAQLARIEAEIAIATLLRRLPDLRIDDVENPKWRSTFVLRGLTELPASW; via the coding sequence ATGAACGAGCAAGCGCAACCCGCAGGCGGCGATCCGCTGTTCAACCCGCTGGCGCCGGACTTCATCCGCGATCCCTATCCGCACTACGACCGGCTGCGCACGCTCGATCCGATCCATGTGACGCCGTTCGGCCAGTTCGTCGCCAGCCGCCATGCCGACGTCAGCCTCGTGATGCGCGACAGGCGCTTCGGCAAGGACTTCGTCGAGCGCTCCAAGCGCCGCTACAGCCCGGCCATCATGGACGAGCCGGTGTTCCGCAGCATGAGCCACTGGATGCTGCAGGCCGATCCGCCCGACCATACCCGCCTCCGCGGCCTCGTCGTCAAAGCTTTCACGGCGCGCCGGGTCGAGGACATGCGACCGCGCATCCAGGAGATCGTCGATCAGGCCATCGATGCCGTGATCGATCGCGGCCACATGGACCTGATCGAGGATTTCGCCTTCCGCCTGCCCGTGACCATCATCTGCGACATGCTCGGCATCCCCGAGGATCATCGCGAGGTCTTTTACAAGAGCTCGCGCGACGGCGGCCGGCTGCTCGATCCCGTGCCGCTCTCGAAGGAGGAGATCGCCAAGGGCAACGCCGGCAACATGATGGCGCAGATGTACTTCCAGCAGCTGTTCGAGCTGCGCCGCAAGACTCCCGGGGACGACCTCATCACCCAACTGGTGCAGGCCGAGGAAGACGGCAACAAGCTCAGCAACGAAGAGCTGACCGCCAACATCATCCTGCTGTTCGGCGCCGGCCACGAGACCACCGTCAACCTGATCGGCAACGGCTCCCTGGCGCTCCACCGCAATCCGGACCAGCTCGCGCTGCTGAAGGCGCGGCCGGAACTGATGGTCAGTGCCATCGAGGAGTTCCTGCGCTACGATTCCTCGGTGCAGATGACCGGCCGCGTCGCGCTGGAGGACATCGACGATCTCGGCGGCAAGAAAATCCCGAAGGGCGAGACCGTGCTTTGCCTGCTGGGCTCGGCCAACCGGGATCCCGCGGTCTACCCCGATCACCCCGACAGGCTCGACGTCCTCAGGCAGAACGTCAGGCCGCTGTCATTCGGAGGCGGCATCCATTTCTGCCTGGGTGCCCAATTAGCGCGCATCGAGGCCGAGATCGCCATTGCGACGCTGCTGCGGCGCCTGCCCGATCTGCGCATCGACGACGTCGAGAACCCCAAATGGCGGTCGACCTTCGTGCTGCGCGGCCTGACGGAGCTCCCCGCCAGCTGGTAG
- a CDS encoding MOSC and FAD-binding oxidoreductase domain-containing protein codes for MINARIDGIFVGRSAPLGKGSVPSAFVKTRVSGAIEAGVSGFTGDEQADLRVHGGPDMAIYAYALSHYRDWTTEFPEHAGLWDAGALGENLAMDGWEETNVCIGDIVQIGQTLLQVTRPRKPCFKLALRFNDLRLPRRLVEAGRCGWYYRVLKSGSIATGDDAILVRRLYPDWSIRRVNDLSIAPDADLADLRELAGLPELAGNWRAQVQAAALAREAVAKQNAFREFTVVGVRDETAQIRSFELAPADGNGTPVAVPGQHLVVRSGQSTSRPYSISAIAATVLQISVKRETGGFSEWLHDSVKAGDRLSVLGPRGSFRLDTSSDAPLVLISAGVGITPVMAMLQAATTNNGARIVPASVSFVHCTRNSHHQAFKTPLSDIGARHPSVRFHTRFSRPLATDRIGVTHDSVGRIDKDLIRKIVAPLGACNVYVCGPLAFMSDVSSWINDIGAPGIRVMTEVFGPAAGKTPAAGPPKRPRHSRVVFARSERSLQMNSIGSLLELAEAENVPVNSDCRSGVCGACVAKVISGEVGYEFEPVAALAEGEALLCCGFPLTEDLVLDL; via the coding sequence GTGATTAACGCTCGAATCGATGGAATTTTCGTCGGCCGCTCTGCGCCGCTGGGCAAGGGCAGTGTGCCCAGTGCGTTCGTGAAGACGCGCGTGTCCGGCGCAATCGAAGCAGGCGTTTCGGGCTTCACCGGCGACGAACAGGCAGACCTGCGGGTTCACGGCGGCCCTGACATGGCGATCTACGCCTATGCGCTGTCGCACTACCGGGATTGGACGACAGAATTTCCGGAGCATGCCGGGCTCTGGGATGCGGGAGCATTGGGCGAAAATCTCGCGATGGACGGCTGGGAAGAGACCAACGTCTGTATCGGCGATATCGTTCAGATCGGCCAGACGCTGCTTCAGGTCACGCGCCCCCGGAAACCGTGCTTCAAGCTCGCATTGCGATTCAACGATCTGCGTTTGCCGCGCCGGCTGGTCGAGGCCGGCCGGTGCGGATGGTACTATCGCGTCCTGAAGAGCGGTTCGATCGCCACAGGCGATGACGCAATCCTGGTGCGCCGGCTGTATCCGGACTGGAGCATCCGCCGCGTCAACGACCTGAGCATCGCCCCGGACGCCGACCTCGCCGATTTGCGCGAGCTCGCGGGCTTGCCGGAGCTTGCCGGCAACTGGCGCGCCCAGGTCCAGGCGGCAGCCCTTGCGAGGGAAGCCGTGGCCAAGCAGAACGCGTTCCGGGAGTTCACCGTCGTCGGGGTCCGGGACGAGACAGCGCAGATCCGCTCGTTCGAACTCGCTCCCGCCGACGGCAACGGAACTCCCGTTGCGGTGCCCGGCCAGCATCTCGTCGTTCGCAGCGGACAGAGCACATCGCGGCCCTATTCGATCTCCGCCATTGCCGCAACAGTTCTTCAGATCAGCGTGAAGCGCGAGACCGGCGGCTTCTCGGAATGGCTGCATGACTCCGTCAAGGCCGGCGACCGGCTCAGCGTGCTCGGCCCGCGCGGCTCGTTCAGGCTGGACACATCGAGCGATGCGCCGCTTGTCCTGATCTCAGCAGGTGTCGGCATTACGCCCGTTATGGCGATGCTGCAGGCAGCGACGACCAACAATGGAGCGAGAATCGTCCCGGCCAGCGTGTCGTTCGTCCATTGCACCAGGAACTCCCATCACCAGGCGTTCAAGACGCCATTGTCCGACATCGGCGCGAGGCATCCCTCGGTCCGGTTTCACACGCGCTTCAGCCGGCCGCTGGCGACCGATCGGATCGGTGTCACGCATGATAGCGTCGGCCGGATCGACAAGGACCTGATCCGCAAGATCGTCGCTCCGCTCGGCGCGTGCAATGTCTATGTCTGCGGCCCCCTCGCCTTCATGTCCGACGTTTCCAGCTGGATCAACGACATCGGGGCGCCCGGTATTCGCGTGATGACTGAGGTTTTCGGGCCTGCGGCTGGAAAAACGCCGGCCGCAGGACCGCCAAAAAGGCCCCGGCATTCGCGCGTCGTGTTCGCACGGTCGGAACGATCCTTGCAGATGAACAGCATCGGCTCGCTGCTCGAACTGGCGGAAGCGGAAAACGTGCCTGTGAATAGCGACTGCCGTTCCGGTGTCTGCGGCGCCTGCGTTGCAAAGGTGATCTCCGGCGAGGTCGGTTACGAATTCGAGCCGGTCGCCGCGCTGGCCGAAGGAGAAGCGCTTCTATGCTGTGGTTTTCCTCTCACCGAAGACCTCGTTCTCGATCTCTAG
- a CDS encoding TetR/AcrR family transcriptional regulator, which translates to MSRVRTRPTRDDTRDRLFEAAAHVFEADGIGGASIEAIAAAAGFTRGAFYSNFRSKDELIIAMLEDHVEQSIRRNMDILAQHDNLDDFIAALKAMDRTRQDPLGRSPLLHMEMILFVARAEKRRPELAKRLRARRKLIADIVEATLKGNGKNGSLNPPWMASVVLALEDGFRLHRLIDPETTPADSFLRAITDLRRRTGLAAE; encoded by the coding sequence ATGTCAAGGGTGAGAACCAGACCGACACGGGACGACACACGCGACAGACTGTTCGAGGCCGCGGCGCACGTGTTCGAGGCCGACGGCATCGGCGGCGCCAGCATCGAGGCGATCGCGGCCGCCGCGGGGTTCACCCGCGGCGCGTTCTATTCGAATTTCAGGAGCAAGGACGAGTTGATCATCGCCATGCTCGAAGACCATGTCGAGCAGTCGATCCGGCGCAACATGGACATCCTGGCGCAGCACGACAATCTCGACGATTTCATCGCGGCGCTGAAGGCGATGGACCGAACCAGGCAGGACCCGCTCGGCCGCTCGCCCCTGCTCCACATGGAGATGATCCTGTTCGTCGCGCGCGCCGAGAAGCGTCGCCCGGAACTCGCAAAACGCCTGCGCGCCCGGCGCAAGCTGATTGCCGACATCGTCGAGGCGACGTTGAAGGGCAACGGCAAGAACGGCTCGCTGAACCCGCCCTGGATGGCCTCCGTCGTGCTGGCGCTGGAAGACGGCTTTCGGCTGCACCGGCTGATCGATCCGGAGACCACGCCGGCGGACAGCTTTCTGCGCGCGATCACGGATTTGCGGCGGAGGACGGGGCTGGCGGCGGAGTGA
- a CDS encoding LysR family transcriptional regulator, with protein sequence MQLKHLQYLVTLAKERHFGRAASALAISQSALSQAIQHLEKHFSTPIVLRHQSGFQGFTREGEAILSWARQSLADHDRLLNASQHDNDTELKGSLRLALSPVAMSITSLLTAPFAERYPGITISVLCKTMPEIERGLKEFEYDVGVTYLDGITLGGLRPYTLYDENYYLLVPKDHFLSDRTSIDWAEVGELPLCLLSPNLHNRIIIDRIFSSVGVTPKAVIETNCSLGLFAHMRTGNWLTIVPHSYFYLLGDWLFIRSIPIVNPATTATIGLVIHERDPISPNVRAFVEVAQEALIGKQLDRYRT encoded by the coding sequence GTGCAACTCAAGCACCTTCAATATCTGGTCACTTTGGCGAAAGAGCGGCATTTCGGCCGTGCGGCGAGTGCCCTGGCGATCAGCCAGTCTGCGCTTTCGCAGGCTATCCAGCATCTCGAAAAGCATTTCAGCACGCCCATCGTGCTCCGGCACCAGAGCGGATTTCAGGGGTTCACGCGGGAGGGAGAGGCAATCCTCAGCTGGGCGAGGCAATCGCTTGCCGACCATGACCGGCTGCTGAACGCGAGCCAGCACGACAACGACACCGAATTGAAGGGCAGCCTGCGCCTCGCTCTGTCGCCGGTCGCGATGTCGATCACGTCGCTGCTGACGGCGCCGTTCGCCGAACGCTATCCGGGCATCACGATCTCCGTACTCTGCAAGACGATGCCGGAGATCGAACGCGGCCTGAAGGAGTTCGAATACGACGTGGGCGTGACCTATCTCGACGGGATCACCCTCGGCGGCCTGAGACCCTACACGCTCTACGACGAAAATTATTATCTGCTGGTCCCGAAGGATCACTTCCTGAGCGACAGGACATCGATCGACTGGGCCGAGGTCGGCGAGCTGCCGCTATGTCTGCTCAGCCCGAACCTGCACAACAGGATCATCATCGACCGGATCTTTTCGAGCGTCGGCGTCACGCCAAAGGCTGTGATCGAGACCAATTGCAGCCTGGGATTGTTCGCCCACATGCGGACCGGCAATTGGCTGACCATCGTGCCACATTCCTATTTCTACCTGCTCGGCGACTGGCTGTTCATCCGCTCCATCCCGATCGTCAATCCCGCGACCACCGCGACGATCGGTCTCGTAATTCACGAGCGTGACCCGATCTCGCCGAACGTCCGGGCGTTCGTCGAGGTCGCGCAAGAGGCACTGATCGGAAAGCAGCTCGACCGCTACCGAACCTGA
- a CDS encoding carbon-nitrogen hydrolase family protein, with amino-acid sequence MRTYPKFKVAAMHASPVFLDTAKTVDKACSLIEEAASNGASMVVFPEAFIPCFPIWHSLRAPGFNHDYFRRLAAAAVHVPGPEVRRLAELAKRREIVISMGINEGTTASIGCLWNTNILIGSDGRLLNHHRKIVPTYMEKLTWANGDGAGLRVVDTPLGRIGALICAENCNPLARHALMAQGEQVHIATYPSTWLNGGNMSLAEGVRIRTEAHCTEAKVFTIAASMFLTETAKDILAEGDKELRARMDAGERNPTMIMGPSAELKAPVLRDEEGILYADIDINDCIVQKQFHDLAGYMNRFDIFNLTVDRSTNDPVTFAPARGRREHLDLDLTEDPAGAWSRAPQAAE; translated from the coding sequence ATGCGGACCTACCCCAAGTTCAAAGTCGCGGCCATGCATGCGAGCCCGGTCTTCCTCGACACTGCGAAGACCGTGGACAAGGCCTGCTCCCTGATCGAGGAGGCTGCCAGCAACGGCGCCAGCATGGTCGTGTTCCCCGAGGCGTTCATTCCGTGCTTCCCGATCTGGCACTCGCTGCGGGCTCCGGGCTTCAACCACGACTATTTCCGCCGTCTCGCGGCTGCGGCCGTGCACGTCCCGGGCCCCGAAGTGCGTCGTCTCGCCGAGCTTGCCAAGCGACGCGAAATCGTGATCTCGATGGGGATCAACGAGGGTACGACGGCCAGCATCGGCTGCCTCTGGAACACGAACATCCTGATCGGAAGCGACGGCCGGCTGCTCAATCACCATCGCAAGATCGTTCCGACCTACATGGAGAAGCTCACCTGGGCGAACGGCGATGGCGCGGGCCTGCGCGTCGTCGACACGCCGCTTGGACGTATCGGTGCGCTCATCTGCGCGGAGAACTGCAACCCGCTGGCCCGTCATGCGCTGATGGCGCAAGGCGAGCAAGTTCACATCGCGACCTATCCCTCGACATGGCTGAACGGCGGTAACATGAGCCTTGCGGAAGGCGTGCGCATCCGCACCGAGGCCCATTGCACCGAGGCCAAGGTATTCACGATCGCCGCCTCGATGTTCCTCACGGAGACCGCGAAGGACATCCTCGCGGAAGGCGACAAGGAGCTCCGCGCCAGAATGGATGCGGGCGAACGCAACCCGACCATGATCATGGGGCCGAGCGCCGAGCTGAAGGCTCCGGTGCTAAGGGACGAGGAAGGCATTCTCTACGCCGATATCGATATCAACGATTGCATCGTGCAGAAGCAATTCCACGACCTCGCCGGCTACATGAACCGCTTCGACATCTTCAACCTGACGGTCGATCGCTCCACCAACGATCCCGTGACGTTCGCGCCTGCCCGCGGCCGGCGCGAGCATCTGGACCTCGATCTCACCGAGGATCCGGCGGGTGCCTGGTCGCGCGCGCCCCAAGCGGCGGAATGA
- a CDS encoding MFS transporter produces MRQKARQMLRYRAWYTTGSAALMLAMIMGTLVNGLTAFFVAMEAAEGWGRSEIAAINSFGLLGIAAGSVIMGFVSDRLGIRPICLIAVAVMGACLLLTAYADAPWQLYVIFFLAGALSGGALFAPIFATVGNWFPTSAGLAIGVAAAGQAVGQGGVPFLSAYLIERFGWRGAMIALGTAILVTLLPLAAFMRDAPAATASGAAAQIPQIRPSVAVPILSVAVFFCCACMAVPLMHLMPMIQGLCIPATDAGGVMLAMLLAAIVGRIAYGKLCDMIGPLSSWAVASSLQTAGVLAFTQFASFRGFLIFSIVYGFAYAGVMTSVLVSARALTPPARRGALMGIILAFAWIGHAFGGYQGAATFDLTGSYTTAFAIGSAAGVLNLALVMTLLVLSHRRNLPAAASALT; encoded by the coding sequence ATGAGGCAGAAAGCTCGTCAGATGTTGCGATATCGCGCCTGGTACACGACGGGATCCGCGGCGCTGATGCTCGCGATGATCATGGGCACCCTGGTCAACGGTCTCACGGCGTTTTTTGTCGCAATGGAGGCGGCCGAAGGTTGGGGCCGCTCTGAAATAGCCGCGATCAACAGCTTCGGACTGCTCGGTATCGCGGCCGGAAGCGTGATCATGGGATTCGTCTCCGACCGTCTTGGCATCAGGCCGATCTGTCTGATCGCAGTGGCCGTCATGGGCGCCTGTCTGCTCCTGACCGCCTATGCCGATGCGCCCTGGCAGCTTTATGTAATCTTCTTTCTGGCCGGAGCACTCAGTGGAGGCGCGCTCTTCGCCCCGATCTTTGCGACGGTAGGAAACTGGTTCCCGACGTCAGCCGGCCTCGCCATCGGGGTCGCCGCCGCAGGGCAGGCCGTTGGCCAGGGTGGTGTGCCCTTCCTCTCCGCCTATCTCATCGAGCGCTTCGGCTGGCGCGGCGCGATGATCGCATTGGGAACGGCGATCCTTGTGACGCTGCTGCCATTGGCTGCGTTCATGCGCGACGCGCCGGCGGCCACCGCCAGCGGTGCAGCAGCACAGATCCCTCAGATCCGACCGAGCGTCGCCGTTCCCATCCTCAGTGTCGCGGTCTTCTTCTGCTGCGCCTGTATGGCGGTCCCACTCATGCACCTGATGCCGATGATTCAGGGCCTCTGCATCCCCGCGACCGATGCGGGCGGCGTCATGCTCGCCATGCTGCTTGCCGCCATCGTCGGCCGGATCGCATACGGAAAGCTGTGCGACATGATCGGCCCGCTTTCATCGTGGGCGGTGGCGTCGTCGCTCCAGACCGCCGGAGTCCTGGCATTCACGCAATTCGCATCGTTTCGCGGGTTCTTGATCTTCTCCATCGTGTACGGGTTCGCTTACGCCGGGGTCATGACCAGCGTGCTGGTCTCTGCGCGGGCTCTGACTCCGCCCGCGCGCCGCGGAGCGCTGATGGGAATCATCCTGGCCTTTGCCTGGATCGGCCACGCATTCGGCGGATATCAGGGCGCCGCGACGTTCGATCTGACCGGCAGCTATACGACGGCTTTCGCGATCGGCTCTGCGGCCGGTGTTCTGAATTTGGCTCTTGTGATGACGCTGCTGGTGCTCTCGCATCGTCGCAATCTGCCGGCTGCTGCGAGTGCGTTGACCTGA
- a CDS encoding AsmA-like C-terminal region-containing protein — protein MQTTLLGLAIAFILALLAALIGPYYIDWNQFRPQFEAEAGRIIGVPVRVAGELDARLLPAPTLRLRAVTFGGNNDLGRLRADKLDVEFSLSSLMRGEWRATELTVNGMAVDLGLDARGRVDLPSTASGTFNLASLAIERLNLTGRIALHDAASRSTLELNDIAFSGDVRSLAGSVRGDGRFTAAGVRYPFRVSSGPSADGSATRLHLNIDPGERAILADVEGVLAFDNRLPKFDGALTLAVPATRKAGEAGPTPWKLTTKLKADPAGAKFDQVDVSFGADDNALKVGGVGDLRFGASPLLRAVLSARQVDADKLAGKGDAEPLRILPALRAGLAAIPQAPIPAQIEFNSDQIMLGGRPLQNITTELQTDGRSWTFQRLELRAPGMTQLSLNGATPGADSFSGRLSVESADPDTLVAWLQGRSEVNRRSTRPLRLAGDVTIAANHLAIDKLKADIEGGAVEGRIAFVQTGASRGSRIDAELKADRLDLDAAASFVRALGGPQGEWPEEAKLSLDVGRAISAGQELRPFTAKLGYGPAALSLEQLRFGQASGVTTEASGGFDRVKATGRLALKSSAGSLRELTALLEPFAPAVRARFDTLPPLPGATRLKFDLSLDRNAEHADRSDARAVLDLDAPQLKATATLVAQTPAAAVDGIDIDRLRNSDFTLESKASTPQAGALLALLGLDRVVAAGEGASQFEGKVTGAWRRPLQLTAKLGGGGGLDADAQGSVDLSAPEPKASVNLRVRNANLAPLFGTSPTDKSTRNVSLSSRVGLSGNRLTFDDLDSSAAGSHLRGHLSVTLDQEKGVDGEVGLDTLDLMPALAMAIGAAGHDAGEALSPGLLGGWRGRVAFQALRGTLPGGIELRPVGGIIRSDGQSLALDALKGGIGGGEMSASLDARNGANGLALNTRIDLSNVDATTLRYRDLALPKGRASIQMALTSQGRSVAALTGALAGNGTVTLESAEIAGLNPRAFEIAIRASDGGQVADDNRLRQLVEPALAAAPIAVASAQIPFTIRDGRLRVGATPLEAKNARAIVSGGYDIPADQADIRASLTPIMTGLSGAPPEIQLFAAGPPDRLSRTVDLSPLSSWLAVRTIDRETRRLDAIERGEPPPATAALPTLVSPDPAPEPSLTDVPLPGRDPRRAPPKPKAAPTPKAPQAAPAAPSPSITSPSIASPSITNPPLTNPPLASQVAPLPPPIEVRPAPGPPPAKPKPKPPLVLTPQNP, from the coding sequence GTGCAGACGACGCTGCTCGGACTGGCGATTGCCTTCATCTTGGCGCTGCTCGCAGCGCTGATCGGGCCTTACTACATCGACTGGAACCAGTTCAGGCCCCAGTTCGAAGCGGAGGCCGGCCGGATCATCGGCGTGCCGGTGCGGGTGGCGGGCGAGCTCGACGCGCGGCTGTTGCCGGCGCCGACCCTGCGGCTGCGCGCGGTTACCTTCGGCGGCAACAACGATCTCGGCCGCCTGCGCGCCGACAAGCTCGACGTCGAGTTCAGCCTCAGCTCCCTGATGCGCGGCGAGTGGCGCGCCACCGAGCTGACCGTCAACGGCATGGCGGTGGATCTCGGCCTCGACGCCAGGGGCCGGGTCGATCTGCCGTCCACCGCGAGCGGCACCTTCAATCTGGCCTCGCTGGCCATCGAACGGCTCAACCTCACCGGCCGCATCGCCCTGCACGACGCCGCCAGCCGCTCGACGCTGGAGCTCAACGACATCGCCTTCTCCGGCGACGTGCGCTCGCTGGCGGGCTCGGTGCGCGGCGACGGTCGATTCACCGCCGCCGGGGTCCGCTACCCGTTTCGCGTCTCTTCCGGCCCGAGCGCCGACGGCAGCGCCACCCGTCTCCACCTCAACATCGATCCCGGCGAGCGCGCCATCCTCGCCGATGTCGAAGGCGTGCTCGCCTTCGACAACCGCCTGCCGAAATTCGACGGGGCGCTGACGCTCGCCGTGCCGGCGACCAGGAAGGCGGGTGAGGCGGGGCCGACGCCGTGGAAGCTCACGACAAAGCTCAAGGCCGATCCGGCCGGGGCCAAGTTCGATCAGGTCGATGTGAGCTTCGGCGCGGATGACAACGCGTTGAAAGTCGGCGGCGTCGGCGATCTCAGGTTCGGCGCCTCGCCGCTGCTGCGCGCGGTGCTGTCGGCGCGCCAGGTCGACGCCGACAAGCTCGCCGGCAAGGGCGATGCCGAGCCGCTGCGGATCCTGCCGGCGCTGCGCGCGGGCCTCGCCGCGATCCCGCAGGCGCCGATCCCGGCGCAGATCGAGTTCAACTCCGACCAAATCATGCTCGGTGGCCGTCCGCTCCAGAACATCACGACGGAGCTTCAGACCGACGGCCGGTCCTGGACCTTCCAGCGGCTCGAGCTGCGCGCGCCCGGCATGACGCAGCTGTCGCTCAACGGCGCCACGCCCGGCGCCGACAGTTTCAGCGGCCGTCTCAGCGTGGAGTCGGCCGACCCGGATACGCTGGTGGCGTGGCTCCAGGGCCGCAGCGAGGTCAACCGCCGCAGCACGCGGCCGCTGCGGCTTGCGGGCGACGTGACGATCGCCGCCAACCATCTCGCCATCGACAAGCTGAAGGCCGATATCGAAGGCGGCGCGGTCGAGGGCCGCATCGCCTTCGTCCAGACCGGCGCAAGCAGAGGCTCGCGGATCGACGCCGAGCTCAAGGCCGACCGTCTGGATCTCGACGCCGCCGCGAGCTTTGTCCGTGCGCTCGGCGGCCCGCAAGGCGAATGGCCGGAGGAGGCAAAGCTGTCGCTCGATGTCGGCCGCGCGATCTCCGCGGGCCAGGAGCTGCGGCCGTTCACGGCAAAGCTCGGCTACGGCCCGGCGGCGCTGTCGCTGGAGCAGTTGCGCTTCGGCCAGGCCAGCGGCGTGACCACCGAGGCGAGCGGCGGCTTCGACCGCGTCAAGGCCACCGGCAGGCTCGCGCTGAAATCCTCCGCCGGTTCGCTGCGCGAGCTCACCGCGCTGCTCGAGCCGTTTGCGCCTGCGGTGCGCGCACGCTTCGATACCCTCCCTCCGCTGCCCGGCGCGACCCGCCTGAAGTTCGACCTCAGCCTCGACAGGAATGCGGAGCATGCCGATCGCAGCGACGCCCGCGCCGTGCTCGACCTCGACGCGCCGCAGCTCAAGGCCACCGCGACGCTGGTCGCGCAAACGCCAGCCGCTGCCGTCGACGGCATCGACATCGACCGCTTGCGCAACAGCGACTTCACGCTGGAGTCGAAAGCCTCGACACCGCAGGCCGGTGCATTGCTGGCGCTGCTCGGGCTCGATCGGGTGGTGGCCGCAGGCGAGGGTGCCTCGCAGTTCGAAGGCAAGGTCACCGGCGCCTGGCGCCGGCCGCTGCAATTGACCGCGAAGCTCGGCGGCGGCGGCGGCCTGGATGCGGATGCGCAAGGCAGCGTCGATCTGTCCGCGCCGGAGCCAAAGGCCAGCGTGAACCTGCGCGTGCGCAACGCCAATCTGGCGCCGTTGTTCGGCACCAGCCCGACCGACAAATCGACCCGGAATGTCAGCCTGTCCTCGCGCGTCGGGCTGTCAGGCAACCGCCTGACCTTCGACGATCTCGACAGCAGCGCGGCCGGCTCTCATCTGCGCGGTCATCTGTCGGTAACGCTGGATCAGGAGAAGGGCGTTGACGGCGAAGTCGGCCTCGACACGCTCGACCTGATGCCGGCGCTCGCGATGGCGATTGGCGCTGCCGGACATGATGCCGGCGAGGCGTTGAGTCCCGGGCTTCTCGGCGGTTGGCGCGGCCGCGTCGCATTCCAGGCGTTGCGCGGGACGCTGCCAGGCGGCATCGAGCTGCGCCCTGTCGGTGGGATTATCCGGAGCGACGGCCAGTCGCTCGCGCTCGATGCGCTCAAGGGCGGCATCGGCGGCGGCGAGATGTCGGCAAGCCTTGACGCGCGGAATGGCGCCAACGGCCTCGCGCTGAATACGCGCATCGATCTCAGCAATGTCGATGCGACGACGCTGCGTTACCGCGATCTCGCGCTGCCCAAGGGACGCGCCTCGATCCAGATGGCGTTGACGAGCCAGGGCCGCAGCGTTGCGGCATTGACCGGCGCACTCGCCGGCAACGGCACGGTGACGCTGGAGTCCGCCGAGATCGCCGGCCTCAATCCGCGTGCTTTCGAGATCGCCATCCGCGCCAGCGACGGCGGCCAGGTCGCCGACGACAACCGACTGCGGCAACTGGTGGAGCCCGCGCTTGCCGCCGCGCCGATCGCGGTCGCCTCGGCACAGATCCCGTTCACGATCCGCGACGGACGCCTGCGCGTCGGTGCGACACCGCTCGAGGCGAAGAATGCCCGCGCCATCGTGTCCGGCGGCTACGACATTCCCGCCGACCAGGCCGACATCCGTGCCAGCCTGACGCCGATCATGACCGGGCTGTCCGGCGCTCCGCCGGAGATCCAGCTATTCGCGGCGGGTCCCCCCGACAGGCTGAGCCGCACCGTCGATCTGTCGCCGCTGTCGTCATGGCTTGCGGTGCGCACGATCGATCGCGAGACCCGCCGGCTGGATGCGATCGAGCGCGGCGAGCCGCCGCCGGCGACCGCCGCGCTGCCGACGCTGGTCTCGCCGGACCCCGCGCCGGAGCCGTCGCTGACCGACGTGCCGCTGCCAGGCCGCGATCCGCGTCGCGCCCCGCCGAAGCCCAAAGCCGCGCCGACGCCGAAGGCGCCGCAAGCAGCCCCCGCCGCGCCAAGTCCTTCAATTACAAGTCCTTCAATCGCAAGTCCTTCAATCACAAACCCTCCGCTGACGAATCCGCCGCTGGCAAGCCAGGTCGCGCCGCTGCCACCCCCGATCGAGGTGAGGCCTGCCCCCGGCCCGCCGCCGGCAAAGCCCAAGCCGAAACCGCCGCTGGTCCTGACGCCACAGAATCCGTAA